In Candidatus Lokiarchaeota archaeon, the genomic stretch TTTTCAATCCTGGATATGCAACCCGGCTGCTGGTACTTGGAAGCATTCTAGCAGGCCTCGCTTTCCTGATATTTGCCTATCTATACGGAGTCAAAACCGGCCAGTTCTAGAGGGTGCTCTTCAAGAGAGTAGCCTCTCAATATTACGGTTTTTAATTGAGTAGCATATACTCCATATTGCTCTGTTGCTGTAGGTTAGTAATCAGCTGCTTTGCAATGGTCAATTTAGCTTGTTTCACTGCGTCTGCTGCGAAATGCTGATGTTTGTCTGGTTTAGACCATCTACCGACAAGGCTTCCGAAATCCATTCCAGCTAGGATGATTCTTCGGGGGCTATAGTGTGACACAAGAAAACATGCCCTGTCCCCATCGGTGAATCCACCCCAGAGAAATACTCTACTTGTTGGCTTAACCTGTGTACTACCCAACACCGGGAGTACTTCTGGAACATAAGCTTCCAACG encodes the following:
- a CDS encoding DUF115 domain-containing protein translates to MSQAVFVAADGAASAFLEIRKTCDIIVTDLDGDRNDIGEMIQEGALAIVHAHGDNIPTLEAYVPEVLPVLGSTQVKPTSRVFLWGGFTDGDRACFLVSHYSPRRIILAGMDFGSLVGRWSKPDKHQHFAADAVKQAKLTIAKQLITNLQQQSNMEYMLLN